Proteins from a genomic interval of Arthrobacter sp. CAN_C5:
- a CDS encoding MFS transporter produces MSTSPSAVDAGASTPKNPKGRVIFASLIGTTIEFYDFYIYATASVLVFPALFFPDATPANALLSSFAVFGVAFVARPLGSIIFGHYGDRIGRKGTLVASLLTMGIATFLIGVLPTAQVDGWIILAPALLVLLRFFQGLALGGEWSGAALLATENAPKNKRAVYGTFPQLGAPIGFILANLLFVYLNATLTNEEFLAWGWRVPFLLSAVLVIVGLYVRLKLIESHSFQQVKDKGKVVKLPLASVFKHQWRALLLGTFIMFATYVLFYLMTAFTLTFGTTPATVEDARTAAEAAGRGFDDAAAEAFVPGLGIARGDFLIMLIIGVVFFGIFTLVSGPLAEKFGRRKMLMATTIGIALFGFTWVPLFGAGTTGAMALLIIGFILMGLTFGPMAAILPELFPANVRYTGSAVAYNMSSVIGAAPASFVAIALWQLADGSTFLVGLYLSAAAVATFVALWLSRETRDHDYDNNVA; encoded by the coding sequence ATGTCAACATCCCCGTCCGCCGTGGACGCCGGTGCTTCGACGCCGAAGAATCCCAAGGGCCGCGTCATCTTCGCGAGCCTCATCGGCACCACCATCGAGTTCTATGACTTCTATATTTACGCCACGGCGTCGGTGCTGGTCTTCCCGGCGCTCTTCTTCCCGGACGCTACTCCAGCGAATGCGCTCCTGAGCTCCTTCGCCGTCTTCGGCGTCGCCTTCGTGGCACGCCCGCTCGGATCGATCATCTTTGGCCACTACGGGGACCGGATCGGACGCAAGGGGACGCTGGTCGCGTCGCTGCTGACGATGGGTATTGCCACCTTCCTCATCGGTGTGCTGCCGACAGCGCAGGTGGATGGCTGGATCATCCTCGCGCCCGCACTGCTGGTGCTGCTGCGCTTCTTCCAGGGTCTTGCCCTGGGTGGCGAATGGAGCGGTGCCGCACTGCTCGCCACCGAGAACGCACCGAAAAACAAGCGCGCCGTCTACGGAACGTTCCCACAGTTGGGTGCTCCGATCGGCTTTATCCTCGCGAACCTGCTGTTCGTCTACCTGAACGCCACCCTCACCAACGAGGAGTTCCTGGCCTGGGGCTGGCGGGTGCCGTTCCTGCTCAGCGCCGTGCTGGTCATCGTTGGGCTGTACGTCAGGCTCAAACTCATCGAAAGCCACTCCTTCCAGCAGGTCAAGGACAAGGGCAAGGTAGTGAAACTGCCCCTCGCCAGCGTTTTCAAGCACCAGTGGCGTGCCCTGCTGCTCGGCACGTTCATTATGTTCGCCACCTACGTGCTGTTCTACCTGATGACCGCCTTCACGCTGACCTTCGGCACCACCCCGGCTACGGTCGAGGACGCACGGACGGCCGCTGAAGCTGCGGGACGAGGGTTCGACGACGCCGCCGCTGAGGCCTTCGTGCCGGGACTTGGCATTGCCCGCGGTGACTTCCTGATCATGCTCATCATCGGTGTGGTGTTCTTCGGCATCTTCACCCTGGTCTCCGGTCCGCTCGCCGAGAAGTTCGGCCGCCGGAAGATGCTGATGGCCACCACCATCGGGATCGCGCTGTTCGGGTTCACCTGGGTCCCGCTATTCGGTGCGGGCACCACCGGCGCGATGGCACTGCTGATCATCGGCTTTATCCTGATGGGTCTTACCTTCGGTCCGATGGCGGCGATCCTGCCGGAACTGTTCCCCGCCAACGTCCGCTACACCGGCTCGGCTGTCGCCTACAACATGTCAAGCGTCATCGGCGCGGCTCCGGCATCGTTTGTCGCCATCGCCCTGTGGCAACTGGCGGACGGCAGCACATTCCTGGTGGGCCTGTACCTCAGTGCGGCGGCGGTTGCCACGTTCGTTGCACTCTGGCTCAGCAGGGAAACCCGCGACCACGACTACGACAACAACGTGGCGTAA
- a CDS encoding NAD(P)H-quinone dehydrogenase has translation MTSQLDFSALRIAILGGGPGGYEAAMVAASLGATVTIVERQGLGGAAVLTDVVPSKTLIATADIMARVDSAHELGVRFENTKAAYADLGQVNERLLRLAAEQSADISRALERVGVKILIGEGKLLDNHRLEVTAGDETTTVEADAILLSVGAHPRELPTAQPDGERIFNWTQIYTLTEVPEHLIVVGSGVTGAEFASAYDGLGSKVTLISSRDRVLPGEDADAAEVLENVFRNRGMTVLSECRAQGVERVGDGVVVTLSDGRTVEGSHCLIAVGSIPNTAGIGLEDAGVQLTESGHIKVDGVSRTSAPNVYAAGDCTGVLALASVAAMQGRIAMAHLMGDSVTPLKLKQVASNIFTAPEIATVGVSEADVESGRYQGDVVKLSLHTNARAKMMNVTDGFVKIISRKGSGTVIGGVVVGPRASELIFPLALAVTKKLHVDDVANTFTVYPSLTGSISEAARRLHVRL, from the coding sequence GTGACCAGCCAACTAGATTTCAGTGCCCTGCGAATTGCCATCCTGGGCGGCGGGCCCGGTGGATATGAGGCGGCGATGGTTGCTGCCTCACTCGGTGCGACCGTCACGATCGTGGAGCGCCAGGGGCTCGGCGGGGCTGCAGTCCTCACCGATGTGGTGCCATCCAAAACTCTGATCGCCACGGCTGACATCATGGCCCGCGTCGATTCCGCGCATGAGCTGGGCGTGCGGTTCGAGAATACCAAAGCTGCCTACGCGGACCTGGGCCAGGTCAATGAACGACTGCTGCGCCTCGCTGCCGAGCAGTCCGCCGACATCTCCCGGGCGCTGGAGCGGGTGGGAGTGAAGATCCTCATCGGCGAGGGGAAACTGCTCGACAACCACCGCCTGGAGGTCACGGCCGGCGACGAAACCACCACCGTCGAGGCGGACGCCATCCTCCTGTCGGTAGGCGCGCACCCCCGGGAGCTGCCCACGGCGCAGCCGGACGGTGAACGCATCTTCAACTGGACCCAGATCTACACCCTCACCGAGGTGCCGGAGCATCTCATCGTGGTCGGCTCCGGGGTCACCGGGGCCGAGTTCGCTTCCGCGTACGACGGTCTGGGATCCAAGGTCACCCTGATTTCAAGCCGCGACCGGGTGCTCCCCGGCGAGGATGCCGACGCCGCCGAGGTGCTCGAGAACGTCTTCCGGAACCGCGGCATGACAGTGCTCTCCGAGTGCCGCGCCCAGGGCGTCGAGCGGGTGGGCGACGGCGTCGTCGTCACCCTTTCGGACGGGCGGACCGTCGAGGGCAGTCACTGTCTCATCGCGGTCGGCTCCATCCCCAATACCGCGGGGATCGGGTTGGAGGATGCGGGAGTCCAGCTCACCGAGTCGGGGCACATCAAGGTCGACGGCGTCTCGCGCACCTCGGCCCCGAACGTGTACGCGGCGGGGGACTGCACGGGGGTGCTGGCGCTCGCGTCGGTGGCCGCCATGCAGGGCCGGATCGCGATGGCCCACCTGATGGGTGACAGCGTCACCCCGCTGAAGCTCAAGCAGGTTGCGTCCAATATTTTCACCGCCCCCGAAATTGCCACCGTGGGGGTCTCCGAGGCCGACGTCGAATCCGGCCGCTACCAGGGCGACGTCGTGAAGCTCTCCCTCCACACCAACGCCCGCGCGAAGATGATGAACGTGACCGACGGATTTGTGAAGATCATCTCCCGCAAGGGGTCCGGAACGGTGATCGGCGGCGTCGTCGTCGGGCCCCGCGCCTCGGAGCTGATTTTCCCGTTGGCCCTGGCCGTGACGAAAAAGCTGCACGTGGACGATGTGGCCAACACGTTCACCGTCTACCCGTCGCTGACCGGCTCAATCTCCGAAGCGGCACGACGCCTGCACGTCCGGCTCTAG
- a CDS encoding purine-nucleoside phosphorylase, whose translation MTPTDPFDLARAAAEYIAAETGVDTHDIALVLGSGWGEAADLIGETTHTLKASDIPGFSAPAVEGHVGTVRSVLTTSGKRALVVGSRTHYYEGKGVRAVVHGVRTAAAAGARVMVLTNGCGGLQEQWTPGTPVLISDHLNLTATSPLEGATFVDLTDLYSPRIRDLAREVDPTLDEGVYAQFTGPHYETPAEVRYARTIGADLVGMSTALEAIAARHAGMEVFGISLVTNLAAGISSTPLSHAEVIESGAAAGPRISRLLADIISRL comes from the coding sequence ATGACGCCGACCGACCCCTTCGACCTGGCACGAGCCGCAGCGGAGTACATCGCCGCCGAAACCGGCGTCGATACCCACGACATTGCCCTGGTGCTGGGATCGGGCTGGGGTGAAGCAGCCGACCTCATTGGAGAGACCACCCACACCCTGAAGGCATCGGACATCCCCGGGTTCTCCGCCCCCGCGGTCGAAGGACATGTGGGGACGGTGCGATCGGTCCTGACGACGTCGGGCAAGCGCGCGCTGGTGGTCGGCTCCCGCACCCATTATTACGAGGGCAAGGGTGTCAGGGCGGTAGTCCACGGGGTGCGCACTGCAGCAGCTGCGGGGGCCAGGGTGATGGTGCTGACGAACGGGTGCGGCGGGCTGCAGGAACAGTGGACTCCCGGCACCCCCGTCCTGATCAGCGACCACCTGAACCTCACCGCCACCTCCCCCCTTGAGGGCGCCACCTTCGTGGACCTGACCGACCTGTACTCCCCGCGGATCCGCGACCTCGCCCGCGAAGTCGATCCCACCCTGGACGAGGGCGTCTACGCACAGTTCACCGGCCCGCACTACGAGACCCCGGCCGAGGTCAGGTATGCCAGGACCATCGGCGCCGACCTGGTCGGCATGTCCACGGCGCTCGAAGCCATTGCCGCGCGGCACGCCGGCATGGAGGTCTTCGGGATCTCCCTGGTCACCAACCTCGCGGCGGGCATCAGTTCAACACCCCTGAGCCACGCCGAGGTCATCGAATCCGGCGCGGCCGCCGGGCCCCGCATTTCACGCCTGCTTGCTGACATCATCAGCCGGCTCTAG
- a CDS encoding phospho-sugar mutase — translation MTHADHQPLLAAARAWAAEDPDPQTTAELQALLERYDDADSATMVAQELQDRFSGPLLFGTAGLRAALGAGPNRMNRVVVRRAAAGVAAYVLGIADGAYAPRAVVGFDARHNSRIFAEETAAVFTAAGIQTFLMPTELPTPVLAYAVRALECEVGVMVTASHNPPQDNGYKVYLGGRAVDDAGRGAQIVAPQDAEIADRIAAVGTLDSIVLAPGGWNILPESIAKDYVTSVVGLADREAFPARDLSIVLTPLHGVGGKTAQDVLAAAGFGTVHVVAEQAEPDPDFPTVDFPNPEEPGALDLALAAAEAQDADLVLANDPDADRVAVAAKDPATGEWRMLRGDETGALLGQHLATRLVQDAAPGAPAPVFANSIVSSRLLAGIAAAAGITHTETLTGFKWISRVPSLTYGYEEALGYCVAPGMVRDKDGISAALLMAELAAATKAAGRTLFDLLDDLSLLHGLHASDQLSVRVGSLGLLGAMMNRLRENPPQAFADSAIDVVEDLLLGHAGLPPTDGLLFLTRDNTRVIIRPSGTEPKLKCYLEVVEPVESAAALEDAKVIARARLDAVLRDVEESLGL, via the coding sequence ATGACGCACGCCGACCACCAACCACTCCTCGCTGCCGCCCGCGCCTGGGCCGCTGAGGATCCGGACCCGCAGACGACGGCGGAACTTCAGGCCCTTCTCGAGCGGTACGACGACGCCGACAGCGCCACCATGGTGGCCCAGGAACTGCAGGACCGTTTCAGCGGCCCGCTCCTGTTCGGCACCGCTGGCCTGCGGGCTGCTCTCGGCGCCGGGCCCAACCGGATGAACCGGGTGGTGGTACGCCGCGCAGCCGCCGGTGTCGCCGCCTATGTGCTCGGGATCGCCGACGGCGCCTACGCTCCCCGCGCCGTCGTCGGATTCGACGCCCGCCACAATTCCCGGATCTTCGCTGAGGAGACCGCCGCGGTCTTCACCGCCGCCGGCATCCAGACCTTCCTGATGCCCACCGAGTTGCCGACCCCGGTGCTCGCCTACGCGGTGCGCGCCCTCGAATGCGAGGTGGGGGTGATGGTGACGGCCAGCCACAACCCGCCCCAGGACAACGGCTACAAGGTCTACCTGGGCGGACGCGCTGTGGACGACGCCGGCCGGGGCGCACAGATCGTCGCACCGCAGGACGCCGAAATCGCCGACCGGATCGCCGCGGTCGGCACCCTGGACAGCATCGTGCTGGCCCCCGGGGGCTGGAACATCCTGCCCGAGAGCATCGCAAAGGACTACGTGACCTCCGTGGTGGGTCTCGCCGACCGCGAGGCGTTCCCGGCCCGGGACCTGTCCATTGTGCTGACCCCCCTGCACGGGGTGGGCGGAAAGACCGCGCAGGACGTGCTGGCCGCCGCAGGCTTCGGGACCGTCCACGTTGTCGCCGAACAGGCGGAACCGGACCCCGACTTCCCGACTGTCGATTTCCCCAACCCCGAGGAGCCGGGCGCCCTCGACCTTGCCCTGGCTGCGGCGGAAGCCCAGGACGCCGATCTGGTGCTGGCCAACGATCCCGACGCCGACCGGGTGGCGGTCGCCGCGAAGGATCCAGCCACCGGTGAGTGGAGGATGCTCCGGGGGGACGAAACCGGGGCGCTGCTTGGCCAGCACCTCGCCACCCGTCTGGTCCAGGACGCCGCACCTGGCGCGCCCGCGCCGGTCTTCGCCAACTCGATCGTCTCCTCACGGTTGCTGGCAGGTATCGCCGCGGCCGCAGGCATCACCCACACCGAAACCCTCACCGGGTTCAAATGGATCTCGCGTGTTCCCTCCCTGACGTATGGCTATGAGGAGGCGCTGGGCTACTGCGTAGCGCCCGGGATGGTCAGGGACAAGGACGGCATTTCTGCGGCCCTGCTCATGGCCGAGTTGGCGGCAGCCACCAAGGCGGCAGGCCGGACCCTGTTCGATCTGCTGGACGACCTGTCACTGCTGCACGGGTTACACGCCAGCGACCAGCTGTCCGTCCGGGTCGGCAGTCTCGGGCTGCTGGGCGCCATGATGAACCGGCTGCGGGAAAACCCGCCGCAGGCCTTCGCCGACTCGGCAATCGACGTTGTCGAGGACCTCCTCCTGGGCCATGCAGGACTGCCACCGACCGACGGACTGCTGTTCCTCACCCGGGACAACACCCGGGTGATCATCCGCCCCAGCGGCACCGAACCGAAGCTGAAGTGCTACCTCGAGGTAGTGGAACCGGTCGAGTCGGCCGCAGCACTCGAGGACGCCAAGGTCATCGCACGCGCACGCCTGGACGCGGTCCTCCGGGACGTCGAGGAGTCGTTGGGTCTGTAG
- a CDS encoding winged helix-turn-helix domain-containing protein — protein sequence MQLADPTGSPSRRALRYEGSYGSIELRGSTLRINGTPVLLAPAPMAVFGALLEARGAVLTRAHLASVLPGAADAHALDMTVSRLRKALPDPRLVATVVKRGYRIPV from the coding sequence ATGCAGCTCGCAGACCCCACTGGATCCCCGTCCCGCCGGGCTCTGCGGTACGAGGGTTCCTACGGGAGCATTGAACTCCGAGGCAGCACACTGCGCATCAACGGGACGCCGGTGCTCCTGGCGCCCGCGCCAATGGCAGTCTTCGGGGCGCTCCTCGAAGCTCGTGGGGCCGTCTTGACGAGGGCCCATCTGGCCTCGGTGCTTCCGGGCGCCGCTGACGCGCACGCCCTCGACATGACGGTCAGCCGGCTGCGGAAGGCGCTCCCGGATCCCCGGCTGGTCGCGACGGTGGTGAAACGGGGTTACCGGATTCCGGTCTGA